A portion of the Edaphobacter lichenicola genome contains these proteins:
- a CDS encoding amidohydrolase family protein, giving the protein MRKTSLIWLLFLLPLGLPAQDLAVVGAKVYASPTAEPVADTTVLIRGGKIVSIGQHVAVPQGVKTLACAKCVVLAGFWNTHVHFMEAKWDNASSLPAERLTRQLQEMLTLSGFTTVVDTASFPNNTVALRRRVESGEVLGPRIYTAGSGIFPPHAIPYYVKDMPPEKLAQLLQPDTPAEAAADVRKNIAAGADIVKLFTGSIVAPDHIVPMPLDIATAAAAAGHEHGQLVFAHPSDLAGTRVAMESGVDVLAHSPEALEGIDDALLHQMVERHMAMIPTLKLFSRDSNIGAIRSVVSRFHQFGGQLMFGTDTGFLTDYDVKEEYHQLALAGLSYRDVLAMLTTAPAQRFKVADHEGRVAVGMAGDLTVLSADPASDPLAFTHVLFAIRGGRVIASAPAR; this is encoded by the coding sequence ATGCGTAAAACGTCGCTGATCTGGTTGCTTTTTCTTTTGCCACTGGGCCTTCCTGCTCAGGACCTCGCAGTTGTCGGCGCGAAGGTTTATGCCTCGCCTACCGCAGAGCCCGTCGCCGATACAACAGTCCTGATACGCGGCGGAAAGATTGTCTCCATTGGACAACATGTTGCGGTTCCTCAGGGCGTGAAGACGCTTGCATGCGCGAAGTGTGTAGTGCTTGCAGGCTTCTGGAATACGCACGTCCACTTCATGGAGGCGAAGTGGGACAATGCGTCGAGCCTGCCGGCTGAAAGGCTGACGCGGCAGTTGCAGGAGATGCTGACCCTCTCCGGTTTTACGACTGTCGTCGATACTGCTTCGTTTCCGAATAATACCGTTGCTCTGCGGCGGCGCGTCGAATCGGGCGAGGTGCTGGGGCCTCGCATTTATACGGCGGGATCAGGAATCTTTCCGCCACACGCGATTCCCTACTATGTCAAAGATATGCCGCCAGAGAAGCTGGCTCAGCTGCTACAGCCTGACACGCCTGCCGAGGCTGCTGCGGATGTGCGGAAGAACATCGCGGCGGGCGCGGATATTGTGAAGTTGTTTACGGGGTCTATTGTTGCTCCGGACCATATCGTGCCTATGCCGCTTGATATTGCTACGGCTGCAGCAGCGGCTGGTCATGAGCACGGCCAGCTTGTTTTCGCTCATCCTTCGGACCTTGCGGGGACACGTGTGGCGATGGAGAGCGGAGTCGATGTTTTGGCTCATTCACCCGAGGCTCTCGAGGGGATTGACGACGCGCTTCTTCATCAGATGGTCGAGCGGCACATGGCTATGATTCCGACGCTGAAACTTTTTTCCCGTGATTCGAACATCGGAGCGATACGGTCGGTGGTCTCCAGGTTTCATCAGTTTGGAGGGCAGCTTATGTTCGGTACGGACACGGGTTTTCTTACCGACTATGACGTGAAGGAGGAGTACCATCAGCTCGCGCTTGCCGGGCTATCTTACCGCGACGTGCTGGCGATGCTTACGACTGCTCCGGCACAACGTTTTAAAGTGGCCGATCACGAAGGGCGCGTTGCGGTTGGCATGGCGGGCGACTTGACGGTGTTGTCGGCCGATCCAGCTTCCGATCCGCTTGCGTTCACGCATGTGCTTTTTGCTATTCGTGGTGGGAGAGTGATCGCCAGTGCTCCGGCGCGTTAG
- the tcmP gene encoding three-Cys-motif partner protein TcmP — MTVSEEKANNKPVKMSTAQIEVQHLKRVSRIKHQILTRYLPSWATILGSAFDLLYYVDCFAGPGQYETDGEIVDGSPIIAVKAGKEFAAKNSGKKLGIVLVEDDNDQLKQLQDCLRTTLSSSSLVIQFRM, encoded by the coding sequence TTGACCGTTAGCGAAGAAAAAGCGAATAATAAACCGGTGAAGATGAGCACGGCACAGATCGAAGTTCAACACCTGAAGCGTGTATCGAGGATTAAACACCAGATCCTCACGCGCTATCTTCCGAGTTGGGCCACGATACTTGGGAGCGCCTTCGACCTTCTCTATTACGTGGACTGCTTTGCCGGACCGGGACAGTACGAAACCGATGGGGAGATTGTTGATGGGTCTCCGATCATCGCGGTAAAAGCAGGCAAAGAATTTGCAGCCAAGAATTCTGGCAAAAAGCTGGGCATTGTTCTCGTAGAAGACGACAACGATCAACTCAAGCAGCTACAAGATTGCTTGCGCACCACGCTATCCTCTTCCAGTTTGGTAATCCAGTTCCGAATGTAA
- a CDS encoding type II toxin-antitoxin system RelE/ParE family toxin — translation MKKLYVDDATKGVPPDTVDKLRKMFAFLDDMEDPEELRMLPSWKAHTLTGDRKGAWSLSVTANRRLTFRIDTAEREIYDMNLEDYH, via the coding sequence TTGAAGAAGCTCTATGTGGACGACGCCACAAAGGGCGTTCCGCCCGATACCGTGGACAAGCTCCGCAAAATGTTTGCCTTTCTGGACGACATGGAAGACCCGGAAGAATTGCGGATGCTGCCCTCGTGGAAGGCGCATACCTTGACGGGCGACCGTAAAGGCGCATGGAGCCTGAGCGTTACCGCCAATCGGCGGTTGACCTTTCGCATCGACACAGCCGAACGCGAGATTTACGACATGAACTTAGAGGACTACCACTAG
- a CDS encoding type IV secretion system DNA-binding domain-containing protein: MKTAPGRKPETILPEDAVSGPNPKLPVSLSPKALAEGWRGVIQTAPEKVYSSELVPYLQATIYDGEGVWWLFARPMLYSLAGILLLYTLRLQFKDGWSSGRNRAHEERHGRRTKGPELQSGGWRRRLGTDGISFLLRFEKAPWRWLPFGPSFRIPRRLESSHIELIGDTGSGKSTAIRQILRQVQRRGETAIVYDPAMDFVGEFYDFSRGDLILNPLDARCPCWRIDQEIVRDETAATIAAAFIPDKEYEKEFFTHTPRRLLAAMLQRRMPAHFLLRWMSDPEALADIVKGTPLAAMIDPTAPAQRVGVLSSLNLAADSFELLPEGGNGRQDFATADWIKERKRWVFLTSQSDYREKILPLHSAWLDLFILRMQGPCDDRYAKPVWFVLDELASLNKLPQLHAAVTENRKHGNPVVLGFQGRSQLEKRYGQDAETMLSQPATKVFLRTSEPRAAKWISDAIGEIEVERLKESRSMGLIGSKKSYAMEIATKPLIMPSEISGLESLHGFIKQENRVVSVFLRLTKGRSKHPKFIERKMPEPVPRPTPQVPATPAHMPPPKKPAAVQDALPLTDSPPAVANPKKEAFIWDETKGIE, from the coding sequence ATGAAGACGGCTCCGGGACGGAAACCCGAGACCATTTTGCCCGAAGATGCGGTCTCCGGGCCGAACCCAAAGCTGCCAGTCAGCCTCTCGCCCAAGGCCCTCGCGGAGGGTTGGCGCGGGGTGATCCAGACCGCGCCGGAGAAGGTGTATTCCTCTGAATTGGTTCCGTATTTGCAGGCCACGATCTACGACGGCGAGGGCGTCTGGTGGCTCTTCGCCCGGCCCATGCTCTACAGTCTGGCCGGAATTCTCCTCCTGTACACTCTCCGTCTGCAGTTCAAAGATGGCTGGAGTTCCGGACGAAACCGGGCGCATGAAGAGCGGCACGGACGGCGAACCAAAGGTCCAGAGTTGCAGTCCGGCGGCTGGCGCCGCCGACTCGGAACGGACGGAATTTCCTTCCTGCTGCGCTTCGAGAAAGCGCCCTGGCGATGGCTTCCGTTTGGGCCGAGTTTTCGGATTCCGCGTCGTCTGGAGTCCAGTCATATCGAGCTGATCGGCGACACCGGTTCCGGCAAATCGACGGCCATCCGGCAGATCCTGCGCCAGGTCCAGCGGCGCGGCGAGACGGCCATCGTCTACGACCCGGCGATGGACTTCGTGGGCGAGTTCTATGACTTTAGCCGCGGCGACTTGATCCTGAATCCCCTGGATGCCCGGTGTCCCTGCTGGCGGATCGATCAGGAAATCGTGCGCGACGAGACGGCCGCCACGATTGCGGCGGCCTTTATCCCAGATAAGGAATACGAAAAAGAGTTCTTCACTCATACGCCACGCCGGTTGCTGGCCGCCATGCTCCAGAGACGAATGCCAGCACATTTTCTGTTGCGGTGGATGAGCGATCCCGAAGCGTTGGCCGACATCGTCAAGGGAACGCCGCTGGCCGCGATGATCGACCCGACAGCCCCGGCGCAACGCGTCGGGGTACTCTCCAGCCTGAACCTCGCTGCCGACAGCTTCGAGCTGTTGCCCGAGGGCGGCAATGGCCGCCAGGACTTCGCGACGGCGGACTGGATCAAGGAACGCAAGCGCTGGGTCTTTCTGACTTCTCAGTCCGACTATCGCGAGAAGATTTTGCCGCTTCATTCGGCGTGGTTGGATCTTTTCATTCTGCGCATGCAAGGCCCCTGTGACGACCGCTATGCGAAGCCGGTATGGTTCGTTCTGGACGAGTTGGCCTCTTTGAACAAGCTGCCCCAGCTCCACGCCGCTGTCACCGAAAACCGCAAGCACGGCAATCCGGTTGTGCTCGGCTTTCAGGGGCGCAGTCAGCTCGAAAAGCGCTACGGCCAGGATGCGGAAACCATGCTCTCGCAGCCCGCGACCAAGGTGTTTTTGAGGACCTCCGAGCCACGCGCGGCTAAGTGGATCTCCGATGCCATTGGCGAGATCGAGGTCGAGCGCTTGAAGGAATCGCGCAGCATGGGTTTGATCGGCAGCAAGAAGTCCTATGCGATGGAGATCGCCACCAAGCCGCTCATCATGCCGTCCGAAATCTCCGGCCTCGAATCGCTGCATGGCTTTATCAAGCAGGAAAATCGCGTCGTGTCGGTGTTCTTGCGGCTGACGAAAGGACGCTCCAAACATCCTAAGTTCATCGAGCGGAAGATGCCAGAGCCCGTGCCCCGGCCAACTCCCCAGGTGCCGGCAACGCCGGCACACATGCCGCCGCCTAAAAAGCCGGCGGCGGTCCAGGATGCGCTCCCACTGACCGATTCACCGCCTGCCGTCGCCAACCCCAAGAAAGAGGCTTTCATCTGGGATGAGACGAAGGGGATTGAGTGA
- a CDS encoding plasmid mobilization protein, with translation MTTPRIPAPAHPPSAPDDEVRPVLRAKTIATRLTPEELREVEAAAGRDGTSLAEWLRELALKTARQRPADPMELLLSEVSATRYMLLNLFHATAQANAEGKHLLPESVLKIRDQANTRKLEAARKLMEEFLAQGGQEGGKP, from the coding sequence ATGACCACTCCTCGCATCCCGGCCCCCGCGCATCCTCCATCGGCACCCGACGATGAAGTTCGCCCTGTTCTCCGCGCCAAAACGATAGCAACCAGACTCACGCCGGAGGAGCTGCGCGAGGTCGAAGCCGCCGCTGGGCGCGACGGGACGTCGCTTGCTGAATGGCTGCGGGAACTGGCTTTGAAGACAGCGCGGCAGCGTCCAGCCGACCCGATGGAGCTGCTGCTTTCTGAGGTTTCGGCGACCCGGTACATGCTGCTGAATCTCTTCCACGCGACCGCCCAGGCGAACGCGGAAGGCAAGCATTTGCTCCCCGAGTCCGTCCTGAAAATCCGTGACCAGGCGAACACCCGGAAGCTTGAAGCCGCCCGCAAACTCATGGAGGAGTTCCTCGCCCAGGGAGGGCAGGAAGGCGGTAAACCCTGA
- a CDS encoding tyrosine-type recombinase/integrase, whose translation MAFITEKEELKPGLILFRRGDVDHRMWYCRMKMPKADRYKTVSLKTTDISAARERAFDQDADVRFRIKHDVPVFNRPFRDVAREYLLTQEARAKRGEISAARPKKLRAVIEGTLDRYAGSTQVHLIGDERWGGYPAWRRENGAGRHRRNGVREVTADAAQTFADHEAERRTKVQQTLGIRVLKPIEVKPSEERTVPFISDSTIRFEMSIFGAIMNYAVKKRYVPASQRFDERPKLKTMRRDEFTLEEYRKLHTVGRKWIAEADKPSSVWYRTVTYNLILIACNTGMRPAEMKNLRWRDIMPAKDREGREIVVLFVQGKGKSRKLVAPKSVGEYLDRIRAISKATEPDDRVFTNITGKPAKTLYSSLIADLLNEAKLREGTQGVPRSTYCFRHTYATLRLQEGVDVYFLAEQMGTSVHMIESHYGHVNTIKHADRVLQGMAGWELPQPDDTKAKASKAAETHDKGKRGQRHRPR comes from the coding sequence ATGGCGTTTATTACCGAGAAAGAGGAGCTGAAACCCGGCCTGATTCTCTTCCGGCGCGGCGACGTGGATCATCGCATGTGGTATTGCCGCATGAAGATGCCGAAGGCCGACCGCTACAAGACGGTTTCGCTTAAAACAACCGACATCAGCGCGGCCCGCGAGCGGGCCTTCGACCAGGATGCGGACGTGCGGTTCCGCATCAAGCATGACGTTCCCGTGTTCAACCGTCCCTTCCGTGACGTGGCGCGAGAATATCTGTTGACGCAGGAAGCGCGGGCGAAGCGTGGAGAGATCAGCGCCGCTCGGCCCAAAAAACTCCGTGCCGTTATTGAAGGCACTTTAGACAGATACGCAGGTTCCACTCAGGTACACCTTATCGGTGATGAACGGTGGGGCGGCTATCCGGCATGGCGGCGGGAAAACGGCGCGGGACGCCACCGGCGCAACGGCGTTCGAGAAGTCACCGCCGACGCAGCGCAAACCTTCGCAGACCATGAAGCCGAGCGCCGCACCAAAGTTCAGCAGACTTTGGGCATCCGAGTGTTGAAACCGATTGAAGTCAAACCTTCCGAAGAACGGACTGTTCCTTTCATCAGCGATTCCACCATCCGCTTCGAGATGTCCATCTTCGGCGCGATTATGAACTATGCGGTGAAGAAACGCTATGTTCCCGCAAGCCAGCGTTTCGACGAGCGCCCCAAGCTCAAGACGATGCGGCGTGACGAGTTCACGCTGGAGGAGTATCGCAAACTCCACACCGTAGGTCGCAAGTGGATTGCCGAGGCTGATAAGCCGTCAAGCGTTTGGTATCGCACCGTCACTTACAACTTGATTCTGATTGCCTGCAATACCGGCATGAGGCCAGCGGAGATGAAGAATCTGCGCTGGCGCGACATCATGCCCGCAAAAGACCGCGAAGGACGGGAGATTGTCGTGCTGTTCGTGCAGGGCAAGGGCAAGTCGCGCAAGCTGGTTGCGCCCAAAAGCGTGGGAGAGTATTTAGACCGCATCCGCGCAATCTCCAAAGCCACGGAACCGGACGATAGAGTATTTACCAACATCACTGGCAAGCCTGCGAAGACGCTGTATAGCTCCCTGATTGCCGATCTTCTGAACGAAGCGAAGCTACGCGAAGGCACGCAGGGCGTGCCGCGCTCGACCTATTGCTTCCGACACACGTATGCCACGCTTCGCTTGCAGGAAGGCGTGGACGTGTATTTCCTTGCCGAGCAGATGGGAACCTCCGTCCACATGATTGAAAGCCACTATGGACACGTAAATACCATCAAGCATGCCGACCGCGTGTTGCAGGGGATGGCGGGATGGGAGTTGCCGCAACCGGACGATACCAAAGCCAAGGCGTCGAAGGCGGCGGAGACACACGATAAAGGCAAACGAGGTCAGCGCCACAGGCCGCGCTGA
- a CDS encoding ArdC family protein → MKKPSTSSRPSIYQTVTDRIISSLKAGVIPWEKPWKTPRYAGGPFPRNFYTGKPYRGINVLLLWSSEYISPFWLTFKQAQALKGTVRKGEHGTPIIFYKQLPEHATKDEKAPGEDERVPFVLCHYTVFNVEQCDGLTLPEISQPAIAPEIDEDELCENFVTGWENRPALYLNSPTECRAYYRPSTDSVHMPARPRFVDAPHYYSTLFHELVHSTGHETRLNRTFGDRFGDELYSKEELVAEMGAAFLCAIAGVANEHTDRNTTAYIRNWITKLEEDSVVRKQSCSCLS, encoded by the coding sequence ATGAAGAAGCCAAGCACCAGCAGCAGGCCGAGCATCTACCAGACCGTTACCGACCGCATTATCTCCAGCCTCAAGGCAGGTGTAATTCCGTGGGAGAAGCCGTGGAAGACGCCGCGCTACGCAGGCGGCCCGTTCCCGCGCAACTTCTACACCGGCAAGCCCTACCGGGGTATCAATGTTCTGTTGCTTTGGTCGAGCGAGTACATCTCCCCGTTCTGGCTTACGTTCAAGCAGGCGCAGGCATTGAAGGGTACGGTTCGCAAAGGCGAACACGGAACGCCGATTATCTTTTACAAGCAGCTTCCCGAACACGCTACGAAAGATGAGAAAGCACCGGGCGAGGATGAGCGCGTTCCTTTCGTTCTCTGCCATTACACGGTTTTCAACGTGGAGCAGTGCGACGGCCTCACCCTTCCTGAAATCTCGCAGCCTGCCATCGCGCCGGAGATCGACGAGGACGAGCTTTGCGAAAACTTCGTCACCGGATGGGAGAACCGCCCCGCGCTCTATCTCAACAGCCCCACCGAGTGCCGCGCTTACTATCGGCCCTCTACCGATTCCGTCCACATGCCAGCGCGTCCCCGTTTCGTGGATGCTCCGCACTACTACAGCACTTTATTTCACGAGCTGGTACACAGCACCGGCCACGAAACCCGCCTGAACCGCACCTTTGGCGACCGTTTCGGAGATGAGCTTTACAGTAAAGAGGAATTAGTCGCAGAGATGGGAGCCGCGTTTCTTTGTGCCATCGCTGGCGTCGCCAACGAGCACACCGACCGCAACACCACCGCTTACATTCGGAACTGGATTACCAAACTGGAAGAGGATAGCGTGGTGCGCAAGCAATCTTGTAGCTGCTTGAGTTGA
- a CDS encoding aldo/keto reductase, whose amino-acid sequence MNPKFPSSDRRTFLKTGGVAAAALLTQGAIAETSRTLPPLPVNANTRAAMPTRNLGKTGYKVGIFSLGGQAALEKPANFDIAVPIIERALDLGVNYIDTSSIYGGPERWSEQYVGRVMKTRRNDAFLATKTKERTRDGSLRMIEKSLQLLNTDHVDLWQLHDVGLPEDVDAIFAKGGAMEALIEMHDQKVVRFLGVTGHYRPEALIDTVNRYNFDTILMAMNAADTHIHSFTDKLLPLVVEKQMGIIGMKVPSRGRLLASWTPPSLDAQRHSWEGSAIAHRPGVMTMKDAMRFTLSHPVSTVIIGCDNIAQLEENVHIARDFTPLSNSQMAALNDLAAPVAEQSLFFRFTDRSKG is encoded by the coding sequence ATGAATCCAAAGTTTCCCTCTTCCGACCGCCGCACCTTCCTCAAAACCGGAGGCGTCGCCGCCGCGGCCTTACTCACCCAAGGCGCCATCGCCGAAACATCGCGCACCCTGCCACCGCTGCCGGTTAACGCCAACACGCGCGCCGCCATGCCGACGCGCAACCTCGGCAAGACCGGCTACAAGGTCGGCATCTTTTCCCTCGGCGGCCAGGCTGCACTCGAGAAGCCCGCGAACTTTGACATCGCAGTCCCCATCATCGAGCGCGCGCTCGACCTCGGCGTCAACTACATCGACACCTCCTCCATCTACGGCGGCCCCGAGCGCTGGAGCGAGCAGTACGTCGGCCGCGTCATGAAGACTCGCCGCAACGACGCCTTCCTCGCCACCAAGACCAAGGAGCGCACCCGCGACGGCTCCCTCCGCATGATCGAGAAGTCGCTCCAGCTCCTCAACACCGATCACGTCGATCTCTGGCAGCTCCACGACGTCGGCCTGCCCGAGGACGTCGATGCGATCTTCGCCAAGGGCGGCGCCATGGAAGCGCTCATCGAGATGCACGACCAGAAGGTCGTCCGCTTCCTCGGCGTCACCGGCCACTACCGCCCCGAAGCCCTCATCGACACCGTCAACCGCTACAACTTCGACACCATCCTCATGGCGATGAACGCCGCCGACACCCACATCCACAGCTTCACCGACAAGCTCCTCCCACTCGTAGTCGAAAAGCAGATGGGCATCATCGGCATGAAGGTCCCCTCACGCGGCCGTCTCCTCGCCTCGTGGACGCCCCCATCCCTCGACGCGCAGCGCCACTCATGGGAAGGCTCCGCCATCGCCCACCGCCCCGGCGTCATGACCATGAAGGACGCGATGCGCTTCACCCTCTCGCACCCGGTCAGTACCGTCATCATCGGCTGCGACAACATCGCCCAACTCGAAGAAAACGTCCACATCGCCCGAGACTTCACACCCCTCTCCAACTCCCAGATGGCCGCCCTCAACGACCTGGCCGCCCCCGTCGCCGAGCAATCCCTCTTCTTCCGCTTCACCGACCGCAGCAAGGGCTGA
- a CDS encoding HigA family addiction module antitoxin, producing the protein MKNPPHPGDFIRTEIIEAAGLTVTAAAQALRVSRPTLSSLLNGKADLSGDMALRIEKAFGVKMDTLMRMQSSYDIAQTRKRENQIRVPRISVLAATH; encoded by the coding sequence ATGAAGAATCCACCCCATCCTGGGGATTTCATTCGGACAGAGATTATCGAAGCCGCAGGGCTGACGGTCACGGCGGCGGCACAAGCGTTGCGCGTCTCGCGCCCTACGCTGTCCAGTCTGCTCAATGGCAAGGCCGACCTCTCTGGGGATATGGCGCTCCGTATCGAGAAAGCCTTCGGAGTGAAGATGGATACTCTGATGCGGATGCAGTCCTCTTACGACATTGCCCAAACACGCAAGCGTGAGAATCAAATCCGTGTTCCGCGTATCTCCGTGTTGGCCGCTACACACTAG
- a CDS encoding serine hydrolase domain-containing protein translates to MQATAIVSETGDLTLSGITAPVPWWSFTKTVLSIASLRLVENGLLSLDQPLGNARFNLRQLLRHESGLPDYGYVSEYHSDVAAGKAPWPIERLLATVDADRLWYKPGAEWAYSNIGYLKVAQLIEQASGLTLKVALEQLVFGPSNLATARLALVSADLDNVQMGNIQNYHPGWVFHGLVVGTVADAARLLQALMAGKLLKSATLAEMLQGRPLPEHGAVHSDPAYGLGLMLRANNSLDYPLGHMGEGPGSRIAVLARGRRVAAVWTTLPSTVDAEAHAIHLLS, encoded by the coding sequence ATGCAAGCTACGGCCATTGTGAGCGAGACAGGCGACCTCACTCTTTCTGGAATCACCGCTCCTGTGCCATGGTGGAGCTTTACAAAGACCGTCCTTTCGATTGCCTCCCTCCGTCTCGTTGAAAACGGCTTGCTGAGTCTTGACCAACCTCTGGGCAATGCACGGTTCAACTTACGACAGCTTTTGCGCCACGAATCAGGGCTGCCCGACTACGGTTATGTATCTGAATATCATTCAGATGTTGCGGCAGGTAAAGCGCCTTGGCCGATCGAGCGACTCCTCGCTACTGTTGATGCCGACCGACTGTGGTATAAGCCGGGGGCAGAATGGGCATATTCGAATATTGGCTACCTCAAAGTCGCGCAACTCATTGAGCAGGCATCAGGTCTTACGCTGAAAGTTGCACTAGAACAGCTCGTATTCGGGCCTTCCAATCTCGCTACCGCCCGATTGGCTCTAGTGTCAGCAGATCTCGATAACGTGCAGATGGGGAACATCCAAAACTACCATCCGGGCTGGGTCTTTCACGGCTTGGTCGTTGGTACTGTCGCCGATGCTGCCCGTCTTCTGCAAGCGCTGATGGCAGGCAAACTTCTCAAGTCGGCCACGCTTGCAGAAATGCTTCAGGGACGCCCTCTTCCTGAACATGGTGCTGTTCATTCAGATCCGGCCTATGGGCTAGGTCTTATGCTCCGAGCGAATAACTCCTTGGATTATCCGCTTGGTCACATGGGGGAAGGTCCCGGCAGCAGAATTGCAGTTCTTGCCCGTGGTCGGAGGGTGGCAGCGGTCTGGACAACCCTGCCCTCTACTGTGGATGCAGAGGCACACGCCATTCACCTGCTGTCATGA